A portion of the Etheostoma cragini isolate CJK2018 chromosome 13, CSU_Ecrag_1.0, whole genome shotgun sequence genome contains these proteins:
- the LOC117955521 gene encoding neuronal acetylcholine receptor subunit alpha-10-like has protein sequence METNVVLRNDGQVMWDQPAITKSSCSVDVAFFPFDLQQCHLTFGSWTHNGNQMDLSNALDSADLADFVPNVEWEVLGMPAKKNVILYGCCSDPYPDITFSLHLKRRASFYIFNLLIPCMLISFLAPLGFYLPADSGEKVSLGVTVLLALTVFQLLVAESMPPSESVPLIGKYYIATMTMVTASTALTIFIMNIHHCGSEARPVPQWAERFILNYLARICFVYEVGENCLGRTPSRKLPLPQEEPEAPAANGSKGANWDVNGQCGESLKPDRDGTTQTEWKEDLFVTINHSEEEGAAGGHEGKWEESKSSGRGGGEHVEEKKGVGGDGGVRREIFVRTQCVCQHQGLRSNVEYIANSYQDQRAAQLRIGEWRKVAKVMDRFFMWLFFILVFFMSILILGKAI, from the exons ATGGAGACCAACGTGGTTCTTCGTAACGACGGCCAGGTCATGTGGGACCAGCCAGCCATCACCAAAAGCTCCTGCTCCGTGGACGTGGCCTTCTTCCCTTTTGACCTTCAGCAGTGTCACCTGACCTTCGGGTCCTGGACCCACAACGGCAACCAGATGGACCTGTCCAACGCCCTGGACAGCGCCGACCTGGCCGACTTTGTCCCCAATGTGGAGTGGGAA GTTCTTGGCATGCCGGCCAAGAAGAACGTCATCCTGTATGGTTGCTGCTCAGACCCGTACCCGGACATCACCTTCAGCCTCCACCTGAAGAGACGAGCGTCCTTCTACATCTTCAACCTCCTCATCCCCTGCATGCTGATCTCCTTCCTGGCTCCGCTGGGCTTCTACCTGCCGGCTGACTCTGGAGAGAAGGTGTCTCTGGGAGTCACGGTGCTGCTGGCCCTCACCGTGTTCCAGCTGCTGGTGGCTGAGAGCATGCCCCCCTCCGAGAGCGTCCCGCTGATAG GAAAGTACTACATCGCTACCATGACGATGGTCACTGCATCAACGGCGCTCACCATCTTTATCATGAACATCCACCACTGCGGTTCTGAAGCTCGGCCCGTCCCCCAATGGGCCGAGCGCTTCATTCTGAACTACCTCGCCCGCATCTGCTTCGTGTACGAGGTCGGGGAGAACTGCCTCGGCAGGACCCCGTCCAGGAAGCTGCCTCTGCCGCAGGAGGAGCCCGAAGCCCCCGCAGCCAATGGGAGCAAAGGAGCAAACTGGGATGTGAACGGGCAG TGTGGGGAGTCTCTAAAGCCGGATCGGGACGGGACCACCCAGACCGAATGGAAGGAGGATCTGTTTGTGACCATCAACCATTCGGAGGAGGAAGGAGCCGCCGGAGGACACGAGGGGAAGTGGGAGGAGTCAAAAAGCTCCGGTCGAGGAGGAGGGGAGCATGTTGAAGAGAAGAAAGGCGTAGGCGGTGATGGGGGGGTCCGGAGGGAGATCTTTGTGAGAACCCAGTGTGTGTGCCAGCACCAGGGACTGCGCAGCAACGTGGAGTACATCGCCAACTCGTACCAGGACCAGCGAGCAGCGCAGCTCCGCATCGGGGAGTGGAGGAAGGTCGCCAAAGTCATGGATCGCTTCTTCATGTGGCTCTTCTTCATCCTGGTCTTCTTCATGAGCATCCTCATCCTGGGAAAGGCCATATGA
- the LOC117955896 gene encoding E3 ubiquitin-protein ligase Siah2-like isoform X1, whose protein sequence is MTLPFTGNGPQLEDMSRPSPDGAGGGGLGGAGKGGGGKHGGSGGAAAAVTGVAAGVSSVSGSAAPSPAVSLAAVVGLPGQSPELTALFECPVCFDYVLPPILQCQAGHLVCNLCRQKLSCCPTCRGPLTPSIRNLAMEKVASTLPFPCKVKHRQNPR, encoded by the coding sequence ATGACGTTACCGTTCACAGGAAACGGACCACAGCTGGAAGACATGAGCCGTCCGTCCCCAGACGGAGCCGGTGGCGGGGGACTCGGGGGGGCCGGGAAAGGGGGCGGAGGAAAGCACGGAGGCTCCGGAGGCGCCGCGGCGGCTGTTACGGGAGTAGCCGCCGGAGTGAGCTCCGTGTCCGGGTCCGCTGCCCCGTCCCCCGCCGTGTCTCTGGCCGCGGTGGTCGGGCTACCCGGGCAGTCCCCGGAGCTCACGGCCCTGTTCGAGTGCCCGGTATGTTTCGACTACGTGCTGCCCCCCATCCTGCAGTGCCAGGCGGGTCACCTGGTCTGCAACCTGTGCCGCCAGAAGCTGAGCTGCTGTCCGACCTGCCGAGGCCCGCTCACCCCGAGCATCCGGAACCTGGCCATGGAGAAGGTGGCGTCCACGCTGCCGTTCCCCTGCAAggtaaaacacagacaaaacccCCGATAA
- the LOC117955896 gene encoding E3 ubiquitin-protein ligase Siah2-like isoform X2, producing the protein MTLPFTGNGPQLEDMSRPSPDGAGGGGLGGAGKGGGGKHGGSGGAAAAVTGVAAGVSSVSGSAAPSPAVSLAAVVGLPGQSPELTALFECPVCFDYVLPPILQSVLAASALTFLPPASSSSSSSSSSCSHAY; encoded by the exons ATGACGTTACCGTTCACAGGAAACGGACCACAGCTGGAAGACATGAGCCGTCCGTCCCCAGACGGAGCCGGTGGCGGGGGACTCGGGGGGGCCGGGAAAGGGGGCGGAGGAAAGCACGGAGGCTCCGGAGGCGCCGCGGCGGCTGTTACGGGAGTAGCCGCCGGAGTGAGCTCCGTGTCCGGGTCCGCTGCCCCGTCCCCCGCCGTGTCTCTGGCCGCGGTGGTCGGGCTACCCGGGCAGTCCCCGGAGCTCACGGCCCTGTTCGAGTGCCCGGTATGTTTCGACTACGTGCTGCCCCCCATCCTGCA GTCtgt TTTAGCCGCCAGCGCCTTAACTTTTCTACCGCCAGCCtcgtcttcctcttcttcttcttcttcttcctgttcaCACGCTTACTGA